In the genome of Pelecanus crispus isolate bPelCri1 chromosome 17, bPelCri1.pri, whole genome shotgun sequence, one region contains:
- the RPL10A gene encoding large ribosomal subunit protein uL1 — translation MSSKVSRDTLYEAVKEVLQGSKTKKRKFVETVELQISLKNYDPQKDKRFSGTVRLKSTPRPKFSVCLLGDQQHCDEAKAVDIPHMDIEALKKLNKNKKLVKKLAKKYDAFLASESLIKQIPRILGPGLNKAGKFPSLLTHNENLVAKVDEVKSTIKFQMKKVLCLAVAVGHVKMTEDELVYNIHLAINFLVSLLKKNWQNVRALYIKSTMGKPQRLY, via the exons ATGAG CAGCAAGGTTTCCCGCGACACCCTGTACGAGGCGGTGaaggaggtgctgcagggcagcaagACCAAGAAGCGCAA GTTTGTGGAGACTGTAGAGCTGCAGATCAGCCTGAAGAACTATGACCCGCAGAAAGACAAGCGGTTCTCCGGCACCGTCAG GCTGAAGTCAACTCCACGGCCCAAGTTCTCGGTCTGCTTGCTGGGGGACCAGCAGCACTGCGATGAGGCCAAAGCGGTTGATATCCCTCACATGGACATAGAAGCTCTGAAGAAACTCAACAAAAACAAGAAGCTGGTGAAGAAGCTGG CTAAGAAGTACGATGCCTTCCTGGCTTCCGAGTCCTTGATCAAGCAGATTCCTCGAATCCTGGGGCCAGGACTGAACAAAGCCGGCAAATTCCCTTCTCTCCTCACTCACAATGAGAACCTGGTGGCCAAAGTGGATGAGGTCAAATCTACCATCAAATTTCAGATGAAGAAG GTGCTCTGTCTGGCTGTGGCTGTTGGTCACGTGAAGATGACAGAGGATGAACTCGTCTACAACATCCACCTGGCCATCAACTTCCTGGTGTCCTTGCTGAAGAAGAACTGGCAGAATGTGCGTGCTTTGTATATCAAGAGCACCATGGGGAAGCCCCAGCGCCTGTACTAA